TCCTGCATACGGCTAATCCTCAAACTCAATTAGGGGATCATTATCCTGAACTATATCTCCCTTATGAACATAAACTTTGCTTACTTTTCCGTTTCGGGGGCTGTAGATATCCGATTCCATTTTCATCGCTTCTAAAATTACAACTACATCTCCCTCTTTCACATAGTCATTAACCTGCACTTTTATTTCCATAATTGCTCCCGCGAGAGGAGCACGCAAAATGGGATCTTTCTGAGTAATTTTGTCCGGCTGTTCCGCTATTTTTGGTTTTGAGGGCTTTGCCGGGGGGGCAGTTTTAATTTCAGTTCCGGAAATCGTCATCAACAAATCTCCTCCTTTTACGGGGGTGCGTTCTTTCACGAGAATCTTTTCAATTTTACCATCAATGGGAGCAGCAATTTCGCTTTGCATTTTCATTGCTTCTATAATGATTATGGCTTGTCCTTTTTTTACTTCCTCTCCTTCGGAAACAGGGATCGTGACTATTACTCCGGGAAGGGGGGAATGAATTTCACCAGAATTAAGATCTGTGTTACTATTGAAGGCAGGAGCCAAAGGAACTGCTTTTTCTTGTGCTGCCAGCTTGGGCACACTATCAATTTTGTCATTTTCTATTTGAACCAGATATTCAGTTCCATTCAGGTTTATTTTTGCATGCGTAGGACTATATTCCAAGATTTTGGCTTCGAAGTGTTCGTTATTGATTAATAGTTTATAGGTCTTCATCTATTTCTCCGTCTATTGTTCAT
The sequence above is drawn from the Candidatus Cloacimonas sp. genome and encodes:
- a CDS encoding biotin/lipoyl-containing protein — its product is MKTYKLLINNEHFEAKILEYSPTHAKINLNGTEYLVQIENDKIDSVPKLAAQEKAVPLAPAFNSNTDLNSGEIHSPLPGVIVTIPVSEGEEVKKGQAIIIIEAMKMQSEIAAPIDGKIEKILVKERTPVKGGDLLMTISGTEIKTAPPAKPSKPKIAEQPDKITQKDPILRAPLAGAIMEIKVQVNDYVKEGDVVVILEAMKMESDIYSPRNGKVSKVYVHKGDIVQDNDPLIEFED